Below is a window of Oreochromis aureus strain Israel breed Guangdong linkage group 4, ZZ_aureus, whole genome shotgun sequence DNA.
TTAGAAGTGTGTTGTAGTAGGTCTTGTCGTGTTTGTTGGATGGTTAATGGTTGTTGGAATTGTAGTGTTTGTTGGAAGTGTGGTGTTTGTAGGTCTGGTGGTGTTTGATGGATGGTTGGTGGTTGTTGGGAGTGTGGTGTTTGTAGGTCTTGTGATGTTTGTTGGACTATTGGTGGTTCTTGAAAGTGTGGTGTTTGTAGATGTGGTTGTATTTGTTGGACGGTTGATAGTTGTTGGAACTGTGGTGTTGGTTGGAAGTGTGATGTTTGTAAACGTGGATGTATTTGTTGGACGGTTGATAGTTGTTGGAATTGTAGTGTTTGTTGGAAGTGTGGTGTTTGTAGTGCTGGTCATGTTTGTTGAGGGGTTGAAAGTTATTGGAAGTGTAGTGTTTGTTGGTCTCGTGGTGTTTGTTTGAcggttggtggttgttgaaagtGTGGTGTTTATCGGAAGCGTGGTGTTTGTAGATGTGGATGCATTTGTTGGACGGTTCGTGGTTGTTGGAAGTGTGGTGTTCATTGGAAGTGTGTTGTTTGTAGGTCTTGTTGTGCTTGTTGGACGGTTGGTGGTGGTTGGAAGTGTGGTGTTCATTGGAAGTGTGATGTTTGTaggtcttgttgtgtttgttggacgGTTGGTGGTTGTTGGAAGTGTGGTGTTCATTGGAAGTGTGATGTTTGTAGGTATGGGGGTGTTTGTTGGACGGTTAGTGGTTGTTGAAAGTGTGGTGTTGGTTGCAAGTGTGGTGTTTGTAGATGTAGATGTATTTGTTGGACGGTTGGTGTTTGTTGGAATTGTAATGTTTGTTGGAAGTGTGGTGTTTGTAGGTCTTGTGGTGTTTGTTGGTCGGTTGGTGGTTGTTGGAAGTGTGGTGTTGGTTGGAAGTGTGATGTTTGTAAACGTGGATGTATTTGTTGGACGGTTGATAGTTGTTGGAATTGTAGTGTTTGTTGGAAGTGTGGTGTTTGTAGTGCTGGTCATGTTTGTTGAGGGGTTGAAAGTTATTGGAAGTGTAGTGTTTGTTGGTCTTGTGGTGTTTGTTGGAcggttggtggttgttgaaagtGTGGTGTTTGTTGGAcggttggtggttgttgaaagtGTGGTGTTTATCGGAAGCGTGGTGTTTGTAGATGTGAATGCATTTGTTGGACGGTTCGTGGTTGTTGGAAGTGTGGTGTTCATTGGAAGTGTGTTGTTTGTAGGTCTTGTTGTGCTTGTTGGACGGTTGGTGGTGGTTGGAAGTGTGGTGTTCATTGGaaatgtgatgtttgtaggtcttgttgtgtttgttggatgGTTGGTGGTTGTTGGAAGTGTGGTGTTCATTGGAAGTGTGATGTTTGTAGGTATGGGGGTGTTTGTTGGACGGTTAGTGGTTGTTGAAAGTGTGGTGTTGGTTGCAAGTGTGGTGTTTGTAGATGTAGATGTATTTGTTGGTCGGTTGTTGGTTGTTGGAACTGTGGTGTTGGTTGGAAGTGTGATGTTTGTAAACGTGGATGTATTTGTTGGACGGTTGATAGTTGTTGGAATTGTAGTGTTTGTTGGAAGTGTGGTGTTTGTAGTGCTGGTCATATTTGTTGAAGGGTTGAAAGTTATTGGAAGTGTAGTGTTTGTTGGTCTTGTGGTGTTTGTTTGAcggttggtggttgttgaaagtGTGGTGTTTGTTGGAcggttggtggttgttgaaagtGTGGTGTTTGTTGGAcggttggtggttgttgaaagtGTGGTGTTGGTTGCAAGTGTGGTGTTTGTAGATGTAGATGTATTTGTTGGACGGTTGGTGTTTGTTGGAATTGTAATGTTTGTTGGAAGTGTGGTGTTTGTAGGTCTTGTGGTGTTTGTTGGTCGGTTGGTGGTTGTTGGAAGTGTGGTGTTGGTTGGAAGTGTGATGTTTGTAAACGTGGATGTATTTGTTGGACGGTTGATAGTTGTTGGAATTGTAGTGTTTGTTGGAAGTGTGGTGTTTGTAGTGCTGGTCATGTTTGTTGAGGGTTGAAAGTTATTGGAAGTGTAGTGTTTGTTGGTCTTGTGGTGTTTGTTGGAcggttggtggttgttgaaagtGTGGTGTTTGTTGGAcggttggtggttgttgaaagtGTGGTGTTTATCGGAAGCGTGGTGTTTGTAGATGTGAATGCATTTGTTGGACGGTTCGTGGTTGTTGGAAGTGTGGTGTTCATTGGAAGTGTGTTGTTTGTAGGTCTTGTTGTGCTTGTTGGACGGTTGGTGGTGGTTGGAAGTGTGGTGTTCATTGGaaatgtgatgtttgtaggtcttgttgtgtttgttggatgGTTGGTGGTTGTTGGAAGTGTGGTGTTCATTGGAAGTGTGATGTTTGTAGGTATGGGGTGTTTGTTGGACGGTTAGTGGTTGTTGAAAGTGTGGTGTTGGTTGCAAGTGTGGTGTTTGTAGATGTAGATGTATTTGTTGGTCGGTTGTTGGTTGTTGGAACTGTGGTGTTGGTTGGAAGTGTGATGTTTGTAAACGTGGATGTATTTGTTGGACGGTTGATAGTTGTTGGAATTGTAGTGTTTGTTGGAAGTGTGGTGTTTGTAGTGCTGGTCATATTTGTTGAAGGGTTGAAAGTTATTGGAAGTGTAGTGTTTGTTGGTCTTGTGGTGTTTGTTTGAcggttggtggttgttgaaagtGTGGT
It encodes the following:
- the LOC120439814 gene encoding uncharacterized protein LOC120439814, which encodes MFVGMGVFVGRLVVVESVVLVASVVFVDVDVFVGRLVFVGIVMFVGSVVFVGLVVFVGRLVVVGSVVLVGSVMFVNVDVFVGRLIVVGIVVFVGSVVFVVLVMFVEGLKVIGSVVFVGLVVFVGRLVVVESVVFVGRLVVVESVVFIGSVVFVDVNAFVGRFVVVGSVVFIGSVLFVGLVVLVGRLVVVGSVVFIGNVMFVGLVVFVGWLVVVGSVVFIGSVMFVGMGVFVGRLVVVESVVLVASVVFVDVDVFVGRLLVVGTVVLVGSVMFVNVDVFVGRLIVVGIVVFVGSVVFVVLVIFVEGLKVIGSVVFVGLVVFV